A section of the Mesorhizobium loti genome encodes:
- a CDS encoding S26 family signal peptidase, whose protein sequence is MSRFGYVMVTYLLTMGMATAAFVDFPKKLIWNASASTPIGLYNIAPAYRFEVSDLVAVRAPEPIATFMVERGYIGRGVPLMKRVAGVPGQRVCRRNHAITVDGAPMGDALDRDHLGRSLPVWQGCRRIAEGELFLMNWSVRDSLDGRYFGPLPTSDVIGRATPLWTDEHGDGRYMWRAPTS, encoded by the coding sequence ATGAGCCGCTTCGGCTACGTCATGGTCACCTACCTCCTCACCATGGGCATGGCGACCGCCGCCTTTGTCGATTTCCCTAAAAAGCTGATCTGGAACGCGTCAGCGAGCACACCGATCGGGCTCTACAACATCGCGCCAGCCTACCGCTTTGAGGTCAGCGATCTTGTCGCTGTCCGCGCGCCCGAACCGATCGCCACCTTCATGGTTGAGCGCGGCTATATCGGCCGCGGCGTGCCCTTGATGAAGCGGGTCGCGGGCGTTCCAGGCCAACGGGTCTGCCGCCGCAATCACGCCATAACGGTCGATGGCGCACCGATGGGCGATGCGCTCGATCGCGACCATCTCGGCCGCTCGCTGCCAGTCTGGCAGGGCTGCCGCCGCATCGCCGAGGGCGAGCTTTTCCTAATGAACTGGTCGGTCCGCGACAGTCTCGACGGCCGCTATTTTGGGCCGCTGCCGACCAGTGACGTGATCGGTCGGGCGACGCCGCTGTGGACCGATGAGCACGGCGACGGACGCTACATGTGGCGCGCTCCGACCAGTTGA
- a CDS encoding relaxase/mobilization nuclease domain-containing protein, with protein sequence MTDEHDFRIRPGRIRSTSAQRARPFIAQALAAAQRAGGSISRQGKIGPGARSRFGRGQRATIQANRLITARSRGAVIKARVVRHGGRTAPLSTHLDYLRRAGVTRDGEKARLVGPGGDDVDAKTFAERSEEDRHHFRFIVSPDDALEMSDLKGFTRELVGQMEKDLGTRLEWVAVDHWNTEHPHVHLIVRGVRDDGENLVISRDYIKEGMRDRARDLITQELGPRTDQEIRQTLERQIEADRWTNLDRQLARDAYRTGVIDLAPHADRQPDEFHALKIGRLRKLEGLGLADEIGPGQWTISDKAETTLRELGERGDIIKRIHHGLTERGIERGAASYVLASESLNDPVIGRLVTRGLDDELKGTAFAVVDGVDGRTHHIKLPDLDAAGDSAPGSIVELRKFDDARGQRRVAIAVRSDLDISAQVTATGATWLDRQNIAREPAALGGGFGTEVREAMNRRAEHLVSQGLAERQKRGVSFQPGLVDTLRRRELEVVAERIAAETGRPQVKSESGEYVTGTYQRRLTLASGRFAMIDDGLGFNLVPWTPSLEKQLGRYVSGVTRNDGGVDWSFGRKRGLGL encoded by the coding sequence ATGACCGACGAGCATGACTTCCGCATCCGGCCAGGCCGCATCCGTTCGACCAGCGCCCAGCGGGCGCGGCCTTTCATCGCCCAGGCGCTGGCGGCAGCCCAGCGCGCCGGCGGCAGCATCTCCCGACAAGGGAAGATCGGACCAGGCGCGCGGTCACGGTTCGGCCGCGGCCAGCGCGCCACGATCCAGGCAAACCGCCTGATCACCGCGCGCTCGCGCGGCGCGGTGATCAAGGCGCGCGTCGTTCGGCACGGCGGCCGAACCGCGCCGCTTTCGACACATCTCGATTACCTGCGGCGCGCCGGCGTCACGCGCGACGGAGAGAAGGCCCGCCTGGTCGGTCCCGGCGGCGATGACGTCGACGCCAAGACCTTCGCGGAGCGGTCTGAGGAGGACCGCCACCATTTTCGCTTCATCGTCTCGCCGGACGACGCGCTGGAAATGTCCGACCTCAAGGGCTTCACTCGCGAGCTGGTCGGCCAAATGGAGAAGGATCTCGGCACGCGGCTCGAATGGGTTGCGGTCGATCACTGGAACACCGAGCATCCGCATGTCCATCTGATCGTGCGCGGCGTGCGCGATGACGGCGAGAACCTGGTCATCTCGCGCGACTACATAAAAGAGGGCATGCGCGATCGGGCGCGTGACCTGATCACCCAGGAGCTCGGGCCGCGCACCGATCAGGAGATCCGGCAGACCCTGGAACGGCAGATCGAAGCCGACCGCTGGACCAATCTCGATCGCCAGCTCGCCCGGGATGCCTATCGTACCGGCGTCATCGATCTCGCACCGCACGCCGACCGGCAGCCCGACGAGTTTCATGCCCTGAAGATCGGTCGGCTGCGTAAGCTCGAAGGCCTTGGGCTTGCAGACGAGATCGGTCCGGGACAGTGGACCATCTCGGACAAGGCCGAGACGACCCTGCGCGAGCTCGGTGAGCGCGGCGACATCATCAAGCGCATCCATCATGGCCTGACCGAGCGTGGCATCGAACGCGGCGCGGCGAGTTATGTGCTGGCGTCGGAAAGCCTCAACGATCCGGTCATTGGCCGCCTGGTCACCCGCGGTCTCGACGACGAGTTGAAAGGTACTGCCTTCGCCGTCGTCGATGGGGTTGACGGCCGCACCCATCATATCAAGCTGCCCGACCTCGACGCGGCCGGCGACAGCGCGCCGGGTTCGATTGTCGAGCTTCGGAAATTCGACGACGCGCGCGGCCAGCGCCGCGTAGCGATCGCGGTGCGCTCCGACCTCGACATCTCCGCCCAAGTCACCGCGACCGGCGCCACCTGGCTCGACCGGCAGAATATCGCCCGCGAGCCGGCGGCGCTCGGCGGCGGCTTCGGCACCGAGGTACGCGAGGCGATGAACCGGCGGGCCGAGCACCTTGTCAGCCAGGGCCTCGCCGAGCGCCAGAAACGTGGCGTCAGCTTTCAGCCTGGTCTGGTCGACACATTGCGGCGTCGCGAGCTGGAGGTCGTTGCCGAACGCATCGCCGCCGAGACCGGACGGCCGCAGGTCAAGTCGGAGAGTGGCGAGTACGTCACCGGGACCTATCAACGCCGGCTCACGCTCGCGAGCGGCCGCTTCGCCATGATCGACGACGGGCTCGGCTTCAACCTCGTGCCATGGACGCCATCCCTCGAAAAGCAGCTCGGCCGTTATGTCTCCGGCGTCACGAGGAATGACGGCGGCGTCGACTGGAGCTTCGGCCGCAAGCGGGGGCTCGGCCTGTGA
- a CDS encoding DUF736 domain-containing protein, protein MIQIGRFTRTKTGYSGRLTALGIDVELAFVSAEPSDAENAPNYRILLAGHDGIEIGAGWKHVGERAGDYVTVQLDSPLFPRPLRANLFRSGDDDSAWGLHWSRPAKPRKEH, encoded by the coding sequence ATGATCCAGATCGGCCGATTCACCCGCACCAAGACCGGTTATTCCGGGCGGCTCACCGCACTCGGTATCGACGTCGAACTCGCATTCGTTTCGGCCGAGCCGTCCGACGCGGAGAACGCGCCGAACTACCGCATCCTGCTCGCTGGCCACGACGGCATCGAAATCGGCGCTGGGTGGAAGCATGTTGGTGAACGCGCCGGCGACTACGTCACCGTGCAACTCGACAGCCCGCTATTCCCGCGTCCGCTGCGCGCCAATCTCTTCCGTTCCGGCGACGACGATTCCGCGTGGGGACTGCACTGGTCACGGCCCGCCAAGCCGCGCAAGGAACACTGA
- a CDS encoding conjugal transfer protein TraG, with product MSATKILWGQILTVFTIVLLTTWAATQWTAYRLGFQPQLGPPWFMLGHWPIYYPWSFFPWWYFFDAYAPPIFVEGAYIAASGGFVSIAVAIGMSVWRAREAKNAETFGSARWARHDEVRGAGLLGEDGVVLGKYDRAYLRHDGPEHVLCFAPTRSGKGVGLVVPSLLTWPGSAIVHDIKGENWTLTAGFRARHGRVLLFDPTNAKSAAYNPLLEVRRGEWEVRDVQNIADILVDPEGSLEKRNHWEKTSHALLVGAILHVLYAEEDKTLAGVAALLSDPKRPIESTLAAMMKTAHLGESGPHPVIASAARELLNKSDNERSGVLSTAMSFLGLYRDPVVAEVTRRCDWRIADIVGARQPTSLYLVVPPSDIARTKPLIRLILNQIGRRLTEDLKAKGNRHRLLLMLDEFPALGRLDFFESALAFMAGYGLKAFLIAQSLNQIEKAYGPNNSILDNCHVRVSFATNDERTAKRVSDALGTATEMRAMRNYAGHRLSPWLGHLMVSRSETARPLLTPGEIMQLPPADEIVMVAGTPPIRAKKARYYEDRRFKDRIIAPPALTRPTQAGTDDWSWLPLPARPASVVSAGAAILDASDEDPTGSERRHQPELERAAPVEKKAPIENEFDGGFDDEADDDTARISRANQIMQGVARQVSLDPNDGMEL from the coding sequence ATGTCCGCCACCAAGATCCTCTGGGGCCAGATCCTCACGGTCTTCACCATCGTCCTGCTGACGACCTGGGCCGCCACGCAATGGACCGCCTACAGACTCGGCTTCCAGCCCCAGCTCGGGCCGCCATGGTTCATGCTCGGCCACTGGCCGATCTACTATCCGTGGTCCTTCTTTCCATGGTGGTATTTCTTCGACGCCTATGCGCCGCCGATCTTCGTCGAAGGCGCTTATATCGCGGCGTCGGGCGGCTTCGTCTCGATCGCCGTCGCCATCGGCATGTCGGTGTGGCGGGCACGCGAAGCGAAGAACGCCGAAACGTTCGGCTCGGCCCGCTGGGCACGCCATGACGAGGTTCGCGGCGCCGGCCTGCTTGGCGAGGACGGCGTGGTGCTCGGCAAGTATGACCGCGCCTATCTCCGACACGACGGCCCCGAGCATGTCCTGTGCTTCGCGCCGACCCGCTCCGGCAAGGGCGTTGGCCTGGTCGTGCCGTCGCTGCTGACCTGGCCGGGCTCGGCGATCGTGCATGACATCAAGGGCGAGAACTGGACGCTCACCGCCGGATTTCGCGCCCGCCATGGTCGCGTGCTGCTGTTCGATCCGACCAACGCGAAGTCAGCCGCCTACAATCCATTGCTCGAGGTGCGCCGCGGCGAGTGGGAAGTCCGCGACGTGCAGAACATCGCCGACATCCTGGTCGACCCGGAAGGCAGCCTCGAAAAGCGAAACCATTGGGAGAAGACCAGCCACGCGCTCCTGGTCGGCGCGATCCTGCATGTCCTCTACGCCGAGGAGGACAAGACTCTTGCCGGTGTCGCCGCCTTGCTCAGCGATCCGAAGCGTCCGATCGAGTCCACATTGGCGGCGATGATGAAGACCGCCCATCTCGGGGAGAGCGGACCGCATCCGGTGATCGCGTCGGCCGCGCGCGAACTGCTCAACAAATCCGACAACGAACGCTCCGGCGTGCTCTCGACCGCCATGTCCTTCCTCGGCCTCTATCGCGACCCCGTCGTCGCCGAGGTGACACGCCGCTGCGACTGGCGCATCGCAGACATCGTTGGCGCCCGGCAGCCGACCAGCCTCTACCTTGTCGTGCCGCCCTCCGACATCGCCCGGACCAAGCCGCTCATCCGTCTGATCCTCAACCAGATCGGCCGGCGCCTGACCGAGGACCTGAAGGCCAAGGGCAACCGCCACCGGCTGCTTCTGATGCTCGACGAGTTCCCGGCGCTCGGCCGGCTCGACTTCTTCGAATCCGCACTCGCCTTCATGGCGGGCTATGGCCTGAAGGCGTTCCTGATCGCGCAGTCACTGAACCAGATCGAGAAGGCCTACGGGCCAAACAACTCGATCCTCGACAACTGCCACGTCCGCGTCAGCTTCGCGACCAACGACGAGCGCACCGCCAAGCGCGTCTCCGATGCGCTCGGCACCGCGACCGAGATGCGCGCCATGCGCAACTATGCCGGCCACCGTCTCTCCCCGTGGCTCGGTCACCTGATGGTGTCTCGCTCGGAAACCGCGAGGCCGCTGCTCACCCCGGGCGAGATCATGCAGCTTCCACCCGCCGACGAGATCGTCATGGTCGCGGGCACGCCGCCGATCCGCGCGAAGAAAGCCCGCTACTACGAGGATCGCCGCTTCAAGGATCGGATCATAGCGCCGCCGGCACTGACTCGGCCGACCCAGGCAGGCACGGACGACTGGAGCTGGCTGCCGCTTCCGGCCCGGCCGGCGAGCGTGGTGTCAGCCGGCGCGGCCATCCTCGATGCGAGCGACGAAGATCCGACCGGATCGGAACGGCGTCACCAGCCGGAGCTGGAACGCGCCGCGCCCGTCGAGAAGAAGGCGCCGATCGAGAACGAGTTCGACGGCGGTTTCGACGACGAAGCTGATGACGACACGGCCCGTATCAGCCGCGCCAATCAGATCATGCAGGGCGTGGCGCGTCAGGTCTCACTCGACCCGAACGACGGCATGGAGCTGTGA
- a CDS encoding lytic transglycosylase domain-containing protein, translating into MPAPHRSQYQHGGTRKRRAAHRLLLLLLSGLPLAASPMSPVQAQTVSPAVVEASAPFAAFVAEASQRFGVPVAWIRALMRVESANNLRAVSPKGAMGLMQIMPDTWAYLRPRYRLGSDPFDPRDNIIAGTAYVRELYDRYGAPGFLAAYNAGPGRYDEYLANGRPLPVETRAYVAQLAPLVGGEAPPAVVTVAAADPLAWTRAPLFIGASDRGPSANSAHADAQSRNGDTAADANSTGGLFVSRREPAGPR; encoded by the coding sequence GTGCCCGCCCCGCATCGCTCGCAGTATCAGCACGGCGGCACGAGGAAGCGCCGTGCCGCCCACCGGCTGCTCCTCCTTCTCCTTTCCGGCCTGCCGCTCGCCGCTTCGCCAATGTCGCCGGTTCAGGCCCAGACCGTGTCGCCGGCGGTGGTGGAGGCAAGCGCGCCGTTCGCAGCCTTCGTGGCCGAGGCGTCGCAGCGGTTCGGCGTTCCGGTCGCCTGGATTCGAGCGCTGATGCGCGTTGAGAGCGCAAACAATCTGCGCGCCGTCTCGCCCAAGGGCGCGATGGGGCTGATGCAGATCATGCCCGATACCTGGGCCTATCTGCGCCCCCGGTATCGGCTCGGCAGCGACCCGTTCGATCCCCGCGACAACATCATCGCGGGTACGGCCTATGTGCGCGAACTATATGATCGCTACGGCGCGCCGGGCTTTCTCGCGGCCTACAATGCGGGCCCCGGTCGGTATGACGAATACCTTGCGAATGGCCGCCCGTTACCGGTCGAGACCCGCGCTTATGTCGCCCAACTCGCGCCCCTTGTCGGCGGTGAGGCGCCTCCGGCCGTCGTTACTGTGGCTGCAGCCGATCCGCTCGCTTGGACTCGCGCCCCGCTCTTCATCGGCGCCTCAGATCGCGGTCCGAGCGCAAATTCGGCGCACGCGGATGCGCAGTCGCGTAACGGCGACACTGCGGCGGACGCGAACTCGACCGGCGGCCTGTTCGTCTCCCGCCGCGAGCCTGCAGGCCCGCGATGA
- a CDS encoding DUF2840 domain-containing protein, producing the protein MTRAAAIHARCEPSSAAPPPQDLTEVELTWIEKRIENWIRFGREVGEQILDRRRRVLRFAPDSVFGFVRWAANDYGTIASHLDVLRTVRAGEPLQTVPFVRPGGDLLLKIEGWPKVERVLQMIEAIEAIGIDPSDVSPDHWRHVHNRMAAGEQPRLYTAQHHKAFLLRRRAGS; encoded by the coding sequence ATGACCCGCGCCGCTGCCATCCATGCGCGCTGCGAGCCGAGCTCGGCCGCGCCGCCGCCCCAGGACCTGACGGAGGTCGAACTCACCTGGATCGAGAAGCGCATCGAGAACTGGATCAGGTTCGGCCGCGAGGTGGGCGAACAGATTCTCGACCGCCGTCGGCGCGTGCTGCGCTTTGCGCCGGACAGCGTCTTCGGCTTCGTGCGCTGGGCCGCCAACGACTACGGCACCATCGCTTCGCATCTCGACGTGCTGCGCACCGTCCGCGCCGGCGAGCCGCTGCAGACCGTGCCCTTCGTACGACCCGGCGGCGACCTCCTGCTCAAGATCGAGGGCTGGCCGAAGGTCGAGCGCGTGCTACAGATGATCGAGGCGATCGAGGCGATCGGCATTGATCCGAGCGACGTCTCCCCCGATCATTGGCGGCACGTCCATAATCGGATGGCCGCTGGCGAACAGCCGCGCCTCTACACGGCCCAGCATCATAAGGCCTTCCTCCTGCGTCGGAGGGCCGGATCATGA